A genomic window from Pecten maximus chromosome 6, xPecMax1.1, whole genome shotgun sequence includes:
- the LOC117329547 gene encoding uncharacterized protein LOC117329547 gives MHIIELQANMALNQAHALQNDKHLCKEHPEVQLQMICMKCKNEPVCHKCVSNSHRGHDCVDADLFLKEKQDELEETLEKAAAKLEDVDAELGGLRIKEDRVQKQCNTVEGRIGARQKQVKDFVDGVAGKLIRETHEFYNEEVEVISQHEEKLSRLKAELEKRLLTYQEWLTASDVEMVMKKQKALKKLLRRKVYSVPLKTKLEFPFNDRADTTMQLEAIFGKITTENKKEEQIEIKESGERKIREVSVISEFSSGAPDVYAMSSSKGAEVWMSSVFSRQVRLMSDKGRLLKTLKVDFPICDVSCDCEGDSPTIWLSCTNNTIKNFLTNDPMTFATTNTTPYSITSSHHLIAGLRSGQLVKFSKAISEIVDVAQCDRSGEKLVSLPHRIAESQLTGDIAIVNWDANPNSIVVLDKHLNLKFRHYGSIVTFGVGEYKRPEEAGDPGVSCFFHPQDVCYDKEDNLVVADESCVFVMDSQTGKVIGKVLDGDVKITAMTSDKAGNMWVGFSNGKVKIVRYVIS, from the coding sequence ATGCATATCATAGAGCTACAAGCTAACATGGCGCTGAACCAGGCCCACGCCTTACAAAATGACAAACATTTGTGTAAAGAACATCCGGAAGTTCAGCTTCAAATGATTTGTATGAAGTGTAAAAATGAACCTGTCTGTCACAAATGTGTCTCCAACTCACACCGTGGCCACGATTGCGTAGATGCTGATCTGTTTCTGAAAGAGAAACAAGATGAATTGGAGGAAACACTTGAAAAAGCGGCAGCGAAGCTGGAAGATGTAGACGCTGAGCTGGGTGGGTTGAGGATAAAAGAAGACCGTGTACAAAAACAGTGTAACACTGTGGAGGGTAGGATTGGTGCCAGGCAAAAACAAGTCAAAGACTTTGTCGATGGGGTCGCTGGGAAACTGATCAGAGAAACACACGAATTTTATAATGAAGAAGTTGAAGTTATTTCTCAACATGAGGAGAAATTGAGCAGACTTAAGGCAGAACTTGAGAAACGACTTCTGACTTATCAGGAATGGCTCACTGCTTCTGATGTTGAAATGGTgatgaaaaaacaaaaagctCTCAAAAAATTATTGAGAAGAAAAGTATATTCGGTACCTCTTAAAACAAAGCTGGAGTTCCCCTTCAACGATCGTGCTGACACAACCATGCAACTTGAAGCTATATTCGGAAAAATTACAACAGAGAACAAAAAAGAAGAGCAAATCGAAATTAAAGAATCTGGGGAAAGGAAGATTCGAGAGGTCAGTGTTATTTCTGAGTTCTCGAGTGGGGCCCCGGATGTTTATGCCATGAGTTCGTCAAAAGGGGCGGAAGTTTGGATGTCGTCCGTGTTTAGCCGACAAGTCCGTCTAATGTCTGACAAAGGGCGATTGTTAAAAACCCTCAAGGTCGACTTCCCAATTTGTGACGTCAGCTGTGACTGCGAAGGAGATAGCCCGACAATATGGCTGAGTTGTACAAACAACACCATCAAAAACTTCCTCACAAATGATCCCATGACCTTTGCTACAACGAATACTACACCCTACTCGATTACGTCATCACATCACCTGATCGCAGGTCTCCGTTCGGGACAGCTCGTCAAATTCTCTAAAGCTATTTCGGAGATCGTAGATGTGGCCCAATGTGACAGGTCTGGAGAGAAACTTGTGTCACTTCCTCACAGAATCGCCGAGAGTCAACTCACAGGGGACATCGCAATAGTCAACTGGGATGCCAATCCCAACAGCATTGTGGTTTTGGAcaaacatttgaatttaaaGTTCAGACATTATGGAAGCATTGTCACGTTTGGGGTTGGGGAGTACAAGCGACCAGAAGAAGCCGGTGATCCAGGCGTCAGTTGTTTTTTCCACCCACAGGATGTGTGTTATGACAAGGAGGATAATTTAGTGGTAGCAGATGAATCATGCGTGTTCGTCATGGACAGCCAAACTGGCAAGGTCATTGGTAAAGTATTGGATGGTGACGTCAAAATCACGGCTATGACGTCAGACAAAGCTGGCAACATGTGGGTCGGATTCTCCAACGGAAAAGTGAAAATTGTTCGATATGTAATTTCTTAA
- the LOC117329548 gene encoding trichohyalin-like has protein sequence MDNPVPEEGTSAVEEEQVISMEAPPTDQVQTEIVMTDPVAESTLEDQPNVVIYASEDLTTADADGLAQYSEVEAVSSTMPAVIMAEPMAQQENTTTQVVHVAAGESVDSASYVIADQPAQPGQCEGGLSMDAVSYHMESLPMPVVPDMVEESVEEMVEEAEVVEGDNSEEAAEEADISHMQVLHVTADGLQVMQSNGAVEAAVQQANEEILAAEQREDEVEEEMMTADSADIAPVESYTTLQEPVIEAVIQPETYVPLGEETVEEATPAVPLGEETVEEATPAVPQQDILETVDTVPDTTEIVTPEQEEQNVEQAPEVLEEETNVEEVDEEDELIEEEDVKIIQLNTENTLEEEGDDNEPQELENEEAMNEEEEMIEEMETPTASVIDPSTGATIETLKCDDGGTVAVTYNVEDDDDDDEGEVEPLPPPDDDEEEDDEEPEEIQEVEEEEEKEEEEKEEEIVEEEEKEEEEEMEEEKLPAKRRGRPSRVAEEAAASAVKSRRKSATAEDTPEAKSNNKKDNAEVETPEVKRGRGRPAKETPSSETPETKRGRGRPAKTIKQEAPEEETPEPPKSGRRGRGRPPKEAKTEESTEVKTPGRRGRPKKKEVEVEIEDEDEEMEEEEDVEEPTPTPKGRKGKSQEVATPSSSSEPKKRGRPRKEEEDIPTPKSRGRGRPKKEQVIEIEDEGDDEEEEMEEEEEEVVEVKRKRGRPSKSSTPSKAETPSAGKGKETITRGKLAEEEDSDKSRRRSGKAKQLEEETEEEVLKSPVKKGKGKKKEEEEKTRRTPAATATVTPATKKRGRGTEEDGREEEAVAEEETPAKKRLKNTESVQTMSDASTEAGKVTLHRVKQEPMDDVKHQIKPIKTVIVREDQGDIYSIDQIDEDEPMDSSLAGPSVPTAPFIEVETIEESPGKRSVLTQTDPKLKKKKFGPLGMEMDMNGEEKSPRKRKKKEDDVGMFEDLEPKRRSVRNTEEALNCPFCDKAFIGLVKHIKGKHRDETDYEEEMRNAKWREKIMKVSTQGAEEDGEQCQECGKTTKNIKRHQELHQQNRMQIPCPICGKVVLKTGMSSHMRTVHSGRRPYKCPHCDYSSAFRGNLNTHIKGMHLHTRQYLCNTCKAAFKTLGALIGHTKRVHEGWKSPNQKIFICSVCEKRFTKKYHVDRHMLIHTGEKPHKCIDCGRCFNNKSNLMSHIQLVHKKLSPYQCDMCQETFKRKKLLLEHIGKVHVTAGEAAQAIIRKFELEEDSDDELDDDDLDEQGDCGTG, from the exons ATGGACAATCCAGTCCCAGAGGAGGGAACATCTGCGGTAGAGGAGGAACAGGTCATTTCTATGGAGGCACCACCTACAGATCAAGTT CAAACTGAGATAGTGATGACTGACCCGGTAGCCGAATCGACCTTGGAAGATCAGCCAAATGTGGTGATATATGCCTCTGAGGACCTGACGACTGCAGATGCCGATGGCCTAGCTCAGTACAGCGAGGTGGAAGCTGTCAGTAGCACTATGCCAGCTGTAATCATGGCTGAACCTATGGCCCAGCAGGAAAATACTACAACGCAAGTGGTGCATGTTGCAG CTGGTGAGTCAGTCGACAGTGCAAGCTATGTGATAGCAGATCAGCCTGCCCAACCGGGCCAGTGTGAAGGAGGTCTCTCCATGGACGCTGTGTCGTATCACATGGAGTCTCTGCCGATGCCTGTTGTTCCAGACATGGTTGAGGAATCAGTGGAGGAGATGGTGGAAGAGGCTGAGGTTGTAGAGGGAGACAACTCTGAGGAAGCTGCAGAAGAAGCTGACATTTCTCATATGCAGGTTCTTCATGTAACAGCAG ATGGACTACAGGTGATGCAGAGTAATGGTGCTGTGGAAGCAGCTGTCCAGCAGGCAAATGAAGAA ATATTGGCCGCTGAACAAAGAGAAGATGAAGTAGAGGAGGAGATGATGACTGCTGACTCTGCAGACATTGCACCAGTGGAGTCCTATACTACGCTACAGGAACCAGTAATAGAGGCTGTCATCCAACCTGAGACGTATGTCCCTCTTGGAGAGGAAACTGTAGAGGAGGCAACACCAGCTGTCCCTCTTGGAGAGGAAACTGTAGAGGAGGCAACACCAGCTGTTCCACAACAGGATATATTGGAAACTGTAGACACTGTCCCAGATACAACAGAAATTGTCACACCTGAACAAGAGGAACAAAATGTAGAACAAGCACCAGAAGTGTTGGAGGAAGAAACTAATGTTGAAGAAGTTGATGAGGAAGATGAGCTTATAGAGGAAGAAGATGTGAAGATAATTCAGTTGAACACAGAGAATACATTGGAAGAGGAAGGCGATGACAATGAACCACAGGAGCTGGAAAATGAAGAAGCGATGAATGAAGAAGAAGAAATGATAGAGGAGATGGAAACTCCCACTGCATCAGTGATTGATCCAAGTACAGGTGCTACAATAGAAACCCTGAAATGTGATGATGGGGGAACTGTGGCTGTTACTTACAATGTAGaggatgatgacgacgacgatgagGGTGAGGTTGAGCCTCTACCTCCTCCTGACGATGATGAAGAGGAAGATGATGAAGAACCAGAGGAAATACAAGAGGTAGAAGAGGAGGAGGAAAAAGAGGAGGAGGAAAAAGAGGAAGAGATTGTAGAAGAAGAGGAGAAGGAAGAGGAAGAAGAAATGGAAGAAGAGAAACTTCCAGCAAAAAGAAGGGGACGACCATCCAGAGTAGCAGAGGAAGCTGCAGCTAGTGCTGTAAAGTCACGGAGGAAGTCTGCCACTGCTGAAGACACACCTGAGGCGAAATCAAATAACAAGAAAGATAATGCAGAAGTTGAGACACCTGAAGTTAAGCGCGGAAGAGGTAGACCGGCAAAGGAAACACCATCTTCAGAAACACCAGAAACTAAAAGGGGAAGAGGTAGGCCTGCAAAAACAATCAAGCAGGAAGCACCTGAAGAGGAAACTCCAGAGCCTCCAAAGAGTGGCCGTAGAGGTAGGGGACGTCCTCCTAAAGAGGCCAAAACGGAGGAAAGTACAGAGGTTAAAACTCCAGGCAGGAGAGGAAGgccaaaaaagaaagaagtagAAGTGGAAATAGAGGATGAAGATGAGGAGATGGAGGAAGAAGAAGATGTGGAAGAACCAACTCCTACTCCAAAAGGTAGAAAAGGTAAATCTCAAGAAGTTGCAACACCATCTTCAAGTAGTGAGCCAAAGAAAAGAGGAAGACCTCGAAAAGAAGAGGAAGACATTCCTACACCAAAGAGTAGGGGAAGAGGTAGGCCAAAAAAGGAACAGGTTATCGAGATAGAAGATGAGGGTGATGATGAGGAAGAGGAAATGGAAGAAGAGGAAGAGGAGGTTGTTGAAGTTAAGAGGAAACGAGGACGACCTTCAAAATCTAGTACACCTTCTAAAGCTGAAACTCCATCAGCTGGGAAAGGGAAAGAAACTATCACTAGAGGTAAACTTGCAGAGGAAGAAGATTCTGACAAATCTCGACGGAGGTCAGGCAAAGCAAAACAACTTGAGGAAGAGACTGAAGAAGAGGTATTGAAGTCCCCAGTAAAGAAAGGGAAAGGGAAAAAGAAAGAAGAGGAAGAGAAAACAAGGAGGACACCTGCTGCAACAGCAACTGTCACACCTGCCACTAAGAAACGAGGAAGGGGTACAGAAGAGGACGGTCGGGAAGAAGAGGCTGTTGCTGAAGAAGAGACACCAGCGAAAAAACGTTTGAAAAACACGGAAAGTGTTCAGACCATGTCCGATGCATCGACCGAGGCAGGCAAAGTAACTCTACATAGAGTAAAGCAGGAACCTATGGATGATGTAAAACATCAAATTAAACCGATTAAGACAGTGATAGTGAGGGAAGATCAGGGAGACATCTATAGTATTGACCAGATTGATGAGGATGAACCTATGGATTCTTCACTTGCAGGGCCTAGTGTACCTACTGCACCTTTTATTGAGGTTGAGACCATTGAGGAGTCACCTGGAAAGAGGTCAGTTTTGACTCAGACTGATCCAAAactaaagaaaaagaaatttgGACCACTTGGAATGGAAATGGATATGAATGGAGAGGAGAAGTCTCCAAGAAAAAGGAAGAAGAAGGAAGATGATGTTGGAATGTTCGAAGACCTGGAACCAAAGAGGAGGTCTGTGAGAAACACTGAGGAGGCGCTGAATTGTCCCTTCTGTGATAAGGCTTTTATTGGCCTTGTGAAACACATCAAGGGAAAGCACAGGGATGAGACGGACTATGAAGAGGAAATGAGAAATGCCAAGTGGAGGGAGAAAATAATGAAAGTTTCTACACAGGGTGCTGAAGAAGATGGTGAGCAGTGTCAAGAATGCGGCAAAACCACTAAGAATATTAAACGTCACCAAGAACTTCACCAACAGAATCGCATGCAGATCCCCTGCCCTATCTGTGGCAAGGTGGTTCTCAAGACCGGTATGAGCTCCCACATGCGTACTGTGCACTCCGGTCGCCGCCCATATAAGTGCCCACACTGTGATTACTCATCTGCATTCCGTGGAAATCTGAATACCCACATTAAGGGCATGCATCTTCATACGCGTCAGTATCTCTGCAATACATGTAAGGCTGCATTTAAGACACTTGGAGCTCTGATAGGTCACACCAAGCGTGTTCATGAGGGATGGAAGTCTCCAAATCAAAAGATCTTTATCTGCTCGGTGTGCGAGAAACGCTTCACGAAGAAGTACCATGTGGACAGACACATGCTGATCCACACAGGAGAGAAGCCACACAAATGTATAGACTGTGGCCGATGTTTCAACAACAAGTCCAATCTGATGTCCCACATCCAGCTGGTGCATAAAAAGTTATCGCCATACCAATGTGACATGTGCCAGGAGACTTTCAAACGCAAGAAACTCCTGTTGGAGCACATAGGTAAAGTCCATGTCACCGCTGGGGAGGCTGCCCAGGCAATCATTCGCAAGTTTGAGCTTGAAGAGGACTCTGATGATGAActggatgatgatgatttggATGAGCAGGGGGACTGTGGCACAG GTTGA